In a genomic window of Capillibacterium thermochitinicola:
- a CDS encoding SatD family protein, whose amino-acid sequence MPPTLYAVVKLALQNKGSRPPEGTGSKILQEAAALLNSAFRPFLAGNFNADDTEVKGILMVQETPRLIQLIQLVDLEMNPARFNYALGVGSISGKMDPEAYEESGPAWTRVNRALKEAARGNQDIVVRLPSSFLTRTVNTLFAIESDLRNNWSEAHREAIKLVRRGRTQVEMAELLGVTQAAISQRLKHARWDRYLEVCATLDELLTQARWKVLLPWDLRKDQKKKGAAKEI is encoded by the coding sequence TTGCCCCCTACTCTTTATGCCGTGGTTAAATTGGCCTTGCAAAACAAAGGTTCGCGGCCCCCGGAAGGTACCGGAAGCAAGATATTACAGGAGGCCGCCGCTTTACTGAATAGTGCTTTTCGCCCTTTTCTCGCCGGTAATTTCAACGCAGACGACACCGAAGTAAAAGGTATTCTGATGGTCCAGGAAACGCCCCGTCTGATCCAGTTAATTCAGTTGGTTGATTTGGAAATGAATCCGGCCCGTTTTAATTACGCGTTAGGTGTAGGCAGCATCAGCGGCAAAATGGACCCCGAGGCCTATGAAGAAAGCGGGCCGGCGTGGACCCGCGTCAACCGGGCACTAAAAGAAGCCGCCCGCGGCAACCAGGATATCGTGGTCCGTCTTCCCTCGTCTTTTTTGACCAGAACCGTAAACACCCTTTTCGCCATCGAAAGTGATCTCCGTAACAATTGGAGCGAAGCCCACCGGGAGGCAATCAAACTGGTCCGCCGCGGCCGGACGCAAGTGGAGATGGCTGAGCTTTTAGGGGTAACCCAGGCCGCCATCAGTCAACGCCTGAAACACGCCCGTTGGGACCGGTACTTGGAAGTCTGCGCCACCCTCGACGAACTTTTGACCCAAGCCCGCTGGAAGGTCCTGCTCCCGTGGGACCTGCGTAAAGACCAGAAAAAAAAGGGCGCGGCCAAGGAGATTTAA
- a CDS encoding histidinol phosphate phosphatase domain-containing protein, whose translation MIKTIADLHTHTFLSDGVLSPCELIHRAFLNGYQVIGLTDHVGLGTMERVLAELREERRLAEKYWAIKILVGVELTHVPAAAISELAKRAKDLGADLVVVHGETLVEPVEPGTNRAAVSCPEVDVLAHPGLLTEEEARLAVENGVFLELSSRRGHCLANGHVAALARKTGAHLLINSDGHQPSDLLTWEFVSRVGRGAGLDAAELEQVMCENPQKLLRKIKGCAKD comes from the coding sequence ATGATCAAGACAATTGCCGATCTACATACGCATACTTTTCTCAGTGACGGCGTCCTCTCGCCCTGCGAACTGATTCACCGGGCGTTTCTCAACGGGTACCAAGTGATTGGCCTCACCGACCATGTCGGCCTTGGCACGATGGAAAGGGTCCTGGCGGAACTGCGGGAAGAACGCCGGCTGGCGGAAAAATACTGGGCAATCAAGATCCTGGTGGGGGTGGAGCTCACTCATGTTCCCGCCGCCGCCATTTCCGAACTGGCGAAGCGGGCAAAGGACTTAGGGGCCGATCTGGTGGTAGTACACGGGGAAACCCTTGTCGAACCGGTGGAACCGGGTACCAACCGGGCGGCCGTGAGTTGCCCGGAGGTGGATGTCCTGGCCCATCCCGGTTTGCTCACCGAAGAGGAAGCGAGGCTGGCCGTCGAAAACGGTGTATTTCTTGAACTTTCGTCCCGCCGGGGTCATTGCCTCGCCAATGGGCATGTGGCGGCGCTAGCCCGGAAAACCGGAGCGCATCTTTTAATTAATTCGGATGGCCATCAACCTTCTGATTTATTGACGTGGGAGTTTGTGTCCCGTGTCGGGCGGGGAGCCGGTCTTGACGCCGCCGAACTTGAACAAGTAATGTGCGAAAACCCGCAGAAATTGCTGCGCAAGATAAAAGGGTGCGCCAAGGATTAA
- a CDS encoding YlmC/YmxH family sporulation protein, translating into MAKTSELREREVINILDGKKLGFTSDLEIDPVSGKILALVLPAPGRFRWLLGRNEEIIIPWRQIKKIGSDVILVELPEKVEANTYIDLSGGH; encoded by the coding sequence CTGGCGAAAACATCGGAATTAAGAGAACGGGAAGTCATTAATATTTTAGACGGAAAAAAACTGGGATTCACCAGTGATTTAGAGATTGATCCCGTATCAGGCAAGATCCTTGCCCTGGTCTTGCCCGCACCGGGCCGTTTTCGGTGGCTACTTGGCCGCAACGAGGAGATTATCATCCCCTGGCGGCAAATCAAGAAGATTGGTTCCGATGTCATCCTGGTTGAACTGCCCGAAAAGGTAGAAGCCAATACTTACATCGATCTTTCCGGGGGACATTAG
- a CDS encoding class I SAM-dependent DNA methyltransferase has product MPSFEQNGVNQAYRDFALVYDEMMRELDYPAWVEYVLFLYQNHTAFSGKAPGRSLLDLACGTGSFMALMMEKGWKVTGVDQSPSMLAIAGDKLGRIKGDYRLFHQDIRELDLDEQFPLITCLCDSLNYLLLYGELQQVLVHIYHHLLPGGIAIADFNTEYKYREILGDNTFCAVFENSAYIWANYLEPAARLCRMEIDFFAREKGDLFRHFREIHCQRWYEPAEIEEAALKAGFSRVRCFSAFTQQPHQPKDERIFFVFTREA; this is encoded by the coding sequence ATGCCGTCATTTGAACAAAACGGTGTAAACCAAGCCTACCGGGATTTTGCCTTGGTCTATGATGAGATGATGCGTGAACTTGATTACCCGGCCTGGGTGGAGTATGTTCTTTTTTTATACCAAAACCATACGGCTTTTTCGGGGAAAGCTCCTGGCCGCTCGCTTTTGGATTTGGCCTGCGGTACCGGGAGCTTTATGGCGTTAATGATGGAGAAAGGGTGGAAGGTAACGGGAGTCGACCAGTCTCCTTCGATGCTGGCGATCGCCGGGGATAAACTGGGGCGGATCAAGGGAGACTACCGGCTTTTCCACCAGGATATCCGGGAACTGGATCTTGATGAACAGTTTCCGTTGATTACTTGTCTGTGTGACAGCCTTAATTACCTGTTACTTTATGGTGAGTTGCAACAGGTATTGGTCCATATCTACCACCACCTGTTACCGGGCGGGATCGCCATTGCCGACTTTAACACGGAATATAAATACCGGGAAATCCTGGGTGACAATACTTTTTGTGCCGTCTTTGAAAACTCTGCTTATATTTGGGCCAATTACTTGGAACCGGCCGCCCGCCTTTGCCGGATGGAGATTGATTTCTTTGCCCGGGAAAAGGGCGATCTTTTCCGCCATTTCCGGGAGATCCACTGCCAACGCTGGTATGAACCGGCTGAAATTGAAGAGGCGGCGTTGAAGGCCGGGTTTTCCCGGGTGCGTTGTTTTAGCGCCTTTACGCAGCAGCCCCACCAACCGAAAGACGAGCGGATCTTTTTTGTCTTTACGCGGGAGGCGTAA
- a CDS encoding NusG domain II-containing protein, with product MTKGDRWLFWLLIGVGLFLLAWQAWPAPSSERQVQVFRDGELLFSFPLTETEIRTEQVQVAGGVATIEVRDGAVRLAPTEDYFCPERICIRTGWIKQPGEAIICVPNKLVIRIEEREDGVDAVI from the coding sequence ATGACCAAAGGGGACCGCTGGCTGTTCTGGCTCCTTATCGGGGTTGGCCTTTTCTTATTGGCTTGGCAGGCTTGGCCCGCTCCTTCGTCTGAACGGCAGGTCCAAGTCTTTCGCGACGGCGAGCTCCTCTTCAGTTTTCCCCTGACGGAGACGGAGATCAGAACCGAGCAAGTACAAGTGGCGGGCGGCGTGGCAACGATCGAAGTGAGGGACGGGGCCGTCCGTCTGGCGCCCACGGAGGATTATTTCTGTCCGGAACGGATCTGTATCCGGACCGGGTGGATTAAACAACCGGGGGAAGCGATCATTTGTGTTCCCAACAAACTTGTGATCCGGATTGAAGAGCGGGAGGATGGTGTCGATGCCGTCATTTGA
- a CDS encoding TMEM165/GDT1 family protein, with protein MDWKVFFFSLCTIFFAELGDKTQLAVFSLVSQSRAPWAVFLGASLGLALVTLIGVLFGGVLTKYIPPLYMRLGAAFLFIGIGVYTLWKTWLEIA; from the coding sequence GTGGACTGGAAGGTTTTTTTCTTCTCTTTATGTACGATTTTTTTCGCCGAGTTAGGGGATAAAACGCAACTGGCCGTCTTTTCTCTGGTTTCGCAATCCAGGGCACCATGGGCGGTCTTTCTTGGAGCCTCCTTGGGCTTGGCATTGGTGACTTTAATTGGTGTGTTGTTTGGTGGAGTATTGACCAAATACATTCCTCCTCTATATATGCGTTTAGGTGCGGCCTTTCTTTTTATTGGGATCGGAGTTTATACTCTTTGGAAAACCTGGTTGGAGATTGCGTAA
- a CDS encoding ABC transporter permease, with the protein MGIIIKFVLKNIWAKKLRTLLIVTAVMLSSALYFATEALSGTAADMFIERVRVYYGTADLMIHPTEGSPSSLFRPNRAEMFAGDFEYIVGSIETGGTLVLPRETLRMTIKGFNLPELAQMNPFYLAAQEQLYPFQGKKIILSKQTAEEYGLRPGDYLDIEVFGAKRKFFLAALAEPAGPFQHDGQNINAVVPLDPLATIVNARGRVTNLYLKVKDPARKGELLQKLRALYPRYQVRETVTGQELAEYTSSLTMSFQLMGTVVLFMAVYIIYSSFKVITRERLPVLGTFRSIGATRRMTNLILCAESVMYGVIGGFLGCGLGLVLLYLIALQVRPDFMASVPVKLQFSPGQLGAAFLLAVLVAFLSALRPIRKAAKIPVKELIFNLYSKPGRRERWRPAGGVILIALSFLLPPHLPYQLLLPGGMLLLFATIIGFILMIPSLTKLFLAVLARLNRYFFGNEGVLAAKNLRENQGVLNNISLLAIGISALLMINTVSYSTARELTNFYRDFNFQIWFWTWQADRGIESILRSVDGVTSTYGIYTANAVEITNRNDRINLLHGANPHKYLDYHTLDLDPALLAELDTGRKILLTNTLRERLQVKKGDVLTLKTARGERDYQVIGFFDSLMWNGNFALIGERFIKMDMGKQYYDDLFVKTNKDPELVREAIKTRLARRSPFVITLAQMAKDNQQANDRILRVMQGFSLLALVIGIFGVFNNLIISFLERQRALAMLRSLGMSKAQSIKMFFAEALTGGLIGGGRGCFVRVPVEHHYPAGDQGFVGRTADLSLLPPLSVGGPGRTFDHGDRFRQSRL; encoded by the coding sequence GTGGGAATCATCATCAAATTCGTTTTAAAAAACATCTGGGCAAAGAAACTGCGCACCCTTTTGATCGTTACGGCGGTGATGCTCTCCTCGGCGTTGTATTTTGCCACGGAAGCCCTGTCCGGGACAGCGGCCGACATGTTCATCGAACGGGTGCGGGTTTATTATGGCACCGCCGACCTGATGATCCATCCCACCGAAGGCTCGCCCTCCAGTCTTTTCCGCCCGAACCGGGCGGAGATGTTCGCCGGGGACTTTGAGTACATCGTCGGTTCCATCGAAACCGGCGGCACTTTGGTTCTGCCCCGGGAAACCTTGAGAATGACCATCAAAGGGTTTAACCTGCCGGAATTGGCACAAATGAACCCTTTCTACCTGGCCGCCCAAGAGCAACTGTACCCGTTTCAAGGAAAAAAGATTATTCTCAGTAAACAGACGGCGGAAGAGTATGGCCTCCGCCCCGGCGACTATCTGGACATTGAAGTGTTCGGGGCCAAACGCAAGTTCTTCCTGGCCGCCCTGGCGGAACCGGCCGGTCCCTTCCAACACGACGGCCAGAACATCAACGCCGTTGTTCCCCTTGATCCATTGGCCACCATCGTCAACGCCCGGGGCCGGGTAACCAACCTCTATCTTAAAGTAAAAGATCCGGCCCGGAAAGGCGAACTGCTGCAGAAACTGCGTGCCCTCTACCCCCGGTACCAGGTCCGGGAGACCGTCACCGGCCAGGAACTGGCTGAGTACACCAGCTCTCTGACCATGTCCTTTCAACTGATGGGCACGGTCGTTCTCTTCATGGCCGTCTACATCATCTATTCCTCCTTCAAGGTCATCACCAGAGAAAGGCTGCCGGTGCTCGGCACTTTCCGGAGCATCGGTGCCACCCGGCGCATGACCAACCTGATCCTGTGCGCCGAGAGTGTCATGTACGGCGTCATCGGCGGCTTCCTCGGCTGCGGCCTTGGCCTCGTCCTTCTTTATTTGATTGCTTTACAAGTCCGTCCGGACTTTATGGCTTCCGTGCCCGTGAAGCTCCAATTTTCACCGGGACAACTGGGGGCCGCTTTTCTCCTGGCGGTGCTGGTCGCTTTCCTCAGCGCCCTGCGGCCAATCCGGAAGGCCGCCAAAATCCCGGTGAAAGAGTTGATCTTCAACCTTTACAGTAAACCTGGACGCCGGGAAAGATGGCGGCCGGCCGGCGGAGTGATCCTGATTGCTTTGTCCTTTCTTCTGCCGCCTCACCTGCCGTACCAACTTCTCCTCCCCGGCGGAATGTTGTTGCTTTTTGCCACCATCATCGGCTTCATCCTCATGATCCCCAGCCTGACCAAACTCTTTTTAGCGGTTTTGGCCCGCCTCAACCGTTATTTCTTCGGAAACGAAGGAGTCCTGGCCGCCAAAAATTTACGGGAAAACCAAGGCGTCCTCAATAATATCTCGCTCCTCGCCATCGGGATCTCCGCTTTGTTGATGATTAACACTGTTAGTTACAGCACCGCCCGGGAACTAACCAACTTCTACCGGGATTTCAATTTTCAGATCTGGTTTTGGACCTGGCAGGCCGACCGGGGAATTGAAAGTATCCTGCGGTCCGTCGACGGAGTCACGTCCACTTACGGGATATACACCGCCAATGCAGTGGAGATCACCAACCGCAACGACCGGATTAACCTGCTGCACGGGGCTAATCCCCACAAATATCTGGATTATCACACCCTCGACCTCGACCCGGCCCTCCTGGCGGAGCTGGACACCGGGCGCAAGATTCTGCTCACCAACACCCTGCGCGAAAGACTGCAGGTGAAAAAGGGGGATGTCCTGACCCTGAAAACGGCCCGCGGAGAAAGGGATTATCAAGTCATCGGGTTCTTTGATTCCCTGATGTGGAACGGCAATTTCGCTCTGATCGGCGAGCGGTTTATCAAGATGGACATGGGCAAACAGTATTACGATGATCTTTTCGTCAAAACCAACAAAGACCCGGAGTTGGTCAGAGAAGCCATCAAAACACGGCTGGCAAGAAGAAGTCCTTTCGTCATCACCCTGGCCCAGATGGCAAAGGATAACCAACAAGCCAACGACCGCATCCTCCGGGTGATGCAAGGTTTTTCCCTGTTGGCTTTGGTCATAGGCATCTTTGGCGTCTTCAACAACCTGATCATCAGTTTTCTGGAACGCCAACGTGCTCTGGCTATGTTACGCTCCCTCGGGATGAGCAAAGCACAGAGCATCAAGATGTTTTTCGCCGAAGCGCTGACCGGCGGCCTGATCGGGGGGGGTCGTGGGTGCTTTGTGCGGGTACCGGTTGAACACCATTACCCCGCTGGTGATCAAGGCTTTGTTGGGCGGACTGCCGATCTTTCACTTCTTCCCCCTTTATCTGTCGGCGGTCCTGGCCGGACTTTTGATCATGGTGACCGCTTCCGCCAGTCCCGCCTTTAA
- a CDS encoding ABC transporter ATP-binding protein, whose product MTGGAALPPIIETFQLYKTYQLGAVRVEVLKGIDLTIQEGEFVSIMGPSGSGKSTLLYLMGGLDQPSSGRVKVKGKELSAMKDREVSILRRRTLGFVFQFYNLIPNLNVEENIMLPVLLDGKQPKAYRHRLEAILETVGLAGRRRHTPRELSGGEQQRVAIARALINEPDIILADEPIGNLDTKTGMGIMELLQRINREQGKTIVQVTHSREAATYGQRIINLRDGKVWEE is encoded by the coding sequence ATGACGGGGGGTGCTGCTTTGCCACCAATCATTGAAACTTTCCAGCTTTACAAAACTTATCAACTGGGGGCCGTCCGCGTCGAAGTTTTGAAAGGAATCGACCTCACCATTCAGGAAGGCGAGTTCGTCTCGATCATGGGCCCTTCCGGTTCCGGGAAGAGTACCCTCCTTTACCTCATGGGCGGTTTGGATCAACCTTCCTCCGGCCGGGTCAAGGTGAAAGGGAAAGAGTTGTCGGCCATGAAAGACAGGGAGGTCAGTATCCTCCGCCGCCGGACCCTGGGATTCGTTTTTCAGTTTTACAACCTCATCCCCAACCTCAATGTGGAGGAGAACATTATGCTCCCGGTCCTGCTGGACGGAAAACAACCAAAAGCCTACCGCCACCGCCTGGAAGCGATCTTGGAGACGGTGGGGCTCGCCGGCCGCCGCCGTCATACCCCGCGGGAACTGTCCGGCGGCGAACAGCAGCGGGTAGCAATTGCGCGGGCTTTGATCAACGAACCCGACATTATTCTGGCCGATGAACCCATCGGTAACCTGGATACCAAAACCGGCATGGGCATCATGGAGCTGCTCCAAAGGATCAACCGGGAACAGGGTAAAACCATCGTCCAAGTCACCCATTCCCGGGAGGCCGCCACGTATGGACAACGGATCATTAATCTACGGGACGGAAAGGTGTGGGAGGAATGA